Proteins encoded in a region of the Pelobates fuscus isolate aPelFus1 chromosome 11, aPelFus1.pri, whole genome shotgun sequence genome:
- the SCN3B gene encoding sodium channel subunit beta-3 isoform X1, with protein MGIARRNLSWTQPGMLLLMVGLCMPVCVEVPSGTEAVQGRNMTLACISCMKREEVYAITTVKWFYKPPFGGDESLTQIYEYSAGQPKEQKSSMEGRLVWNGSRDLQDVSITIINVTMNDSGIYTCNVTRILHFEAHNHLVENEIRISLTVTKEASDDFTSVLSEIMMYILLAFLTLWLLVEIVYCYRKISKAEDVTQESVSDYLAIASENKENCSVPVEE; from the exons TCGGACTATGCATGCCTGTTTGTGTAGAAGTTCCTTCAGGGACAGAAGCTGTGCAGGGACGAAACATGACGCTGGCGTGCATTTCCTGCATGAAGAGGGAAGAGGTTTACGCCATCACCACAGTAAAGTGGTTTTACAAGCCACCTTTTGGCGGGGACGAATCCCTT ACCCAGATATACGAGTACAGTGCGGGACAGCCCAAGGAACAAAAAAGTTCCATGGAAGGACGTCTGGTTTGGAATGGGAGCAGAGATCTCCAAGATGTCTCCATCACCATAATCAACGTGACCATGAATGATTCAGGAATTTACACCTGTAACGTGACCCGGATTCTCCACTTTGAAGCGCACAATCACTTGGTTGAAAATGAGATCCGCATCTCTCTTACTGTCACGAAAGAAG ctAGTGACGATTTTACGTCGGTCCTCTCTGAAATCATGATGTACATCCTCCTTGCCTTTCTAACACTGTGGTTACTGGTGGAAATCGTCTATTGCTACAGAAAGATTTCCAAAGCAGAAGACGTGACCCAGGAGAGCGT ctCGGATTATCTAGCAATAGCATCAGAAAACAAGGAGAATTGTTCTGTTCCGGTGGAAGAGTAA
- the SCN3B gene encoding sodium channel subunit beta-3 isoform X2 yields the protein MGIARRNLSWTQPGMLLLMVGLCMPVCVEVPSGTEAVQGRNMTLACISCMKREEVYAITTVKWFYKPPFGGDESLIYEYSAGQPKEQKSSMEGRLVWNGSRDLQDVSITIINVTMNDSGIYTCNVTRILHFEAHNHLVENEIRISLTVTKEASDDFTSVLSEIMMYILLAFLTLWLLVEIVYCYRKISKAEDVTQESVSDYLAIASENKENCSVPVEE from the exons TCGGACTATGCATGCCTGTTTGTGTAGAAGTTCCTTCAGGGACAGAAGCTGTGCAGGGACGAAACATGACGCTGGCGTGCATTTCCTGCATGAAGAGGGAAGAGGTTTACGCCATCACCACAGTAAAGTGGTTTTACAAGCCACCTTTTGGCGGGGACGAATCCCTT ATATACGAGTACAGTGCGGGACAGCCCAAGGAACAAAAAAGTTCCATGGAAGGACGTCTGGTTTGGAATGGGAGCAGAGATCTCCAAGATGTCTCCATCACCATAATCAACGTGACCATGAATGATTCAGGAATTTACACCTGTAACGTGACCCGGATTCTCCACTTTGAAGCGCACAATCACTTGGTTGAAAATGAGATCCGCATCTCTCTTACTGTCACGAAAGAAG ctAGTGACGATTTTACGTCGGTCCTCTCTGAAATCATGATGTACATCCTCCTTGCCTTTCTAACACTGTGGTTACTGGTGGAAATCGTCTATTGCTACAGAAAGATTTCCAAAGCAGAAGACGTGACCCAGGAGAGCGT ctCGGATTATCTAGCAATAGCATCAGAAAACAAGGAGAATTGTTCTGTTCCGGTGGAAGAGTAA